The DNA window TAGTCGTCGATGGCACAGATGCGCACCGAATGGTCAGGTGCGCGCTCAGTTGCTAGCAATCAGCCGCGCGCTTGGCAATTCCACGCGCGTCTGTAGATGTGCGGCGTCAGTAGACCGGACCGGTGTACTTCTCTCCTGGACCCTTCCCGGGCTCGTCGGGGTACGCGGAGTTCTCCCGGAACGCCTTCTGCAACGCCTGCAGGCCATCACGGATCGGGCCTGCGTGCGGGCCGAGGTACTCGACGGACGCGGTGACGAGTCCGGCGAGGGCCGTGATGACGCGTCGCGCTTCGTCGAGATCGAGGTGTGGGCTGGTGCTGGGGTCTGCCTCGGACAGGCCGAGCTTCTCGGCCGCCGAACTCATCAACATCACGGCTGCGCGGCTGATCACTTCGACAGCCGGCACGTCGGCGAGTGCGCGGACGTCCGGTTCGGCGCCTGATTCGGGAGTGCTCGTCATACTTACGAGGATGTCACGGCGCAAGATGCCGAGCGTGCACCAGCGTCGATTCGCGGTAACGACTGCTCAGCTGGTACTGTCTCTCAACGACCGTCTTCGACGTGCCCTCTCCTTGTGAACGGGGCTCGCGCGGAGGCAGCAAGTGGAGCCCGACTCCCACCGGTACGCAGTGTTACGGCTACTACCGGTCCGGTCGCTCGGAGAGAATTCGTCCAATGGGATGAGTCTTCGTCGAGCTTCCTCGCGAGAGGAGATCTGCAGCCATTGCGGCTGTGGATCGATCGGTCGACATCGGGCCCTGCGCCAGCGGAATGCTGGAGCAGGGTTTTTGCGTTGAAGGGGACAGTGTCCCACGGCAACGATGTCGAAGGACTCGGGCAGGCGGGCTGTGCCAGAGACAGGCGGTCGGCTCGACCCCACACCGCACTACCTAGGAGGCCCCATCAGCACTGAGACTCGCATCAACGATCGCATCCGTGTTCCCGAGGTTCGTCTAGTTGGACCGGGCGGTGAACAGGTGGGCATCGTGCGTGTTGAAGATGCACTCCGCTTGGCTCTCGAAGCCGATCTCGATCTCGTAGAAGTGGCTCCCGACGCACGTCCGCCGGTCTGCAAGATCATGGACTACGGGAAGTTTAAGTACGAGGCAGCGCAGAAGGCGCGCGAATCGCGCAAGAACCAGACTCTCACCGTGATCAAGGAGCAGAAGCTCCGCCCGAAGATCGACGCACATGACTACGAGACGAAGAAGCGAAACGTCATTCGCTTCCTCGAAGCAGGGTCGAAGGTCAAGGTCACCATCATGTTCCGTGGACGAGAGCAGTCTCGCCCGGAACTCGGCTTCCGTTTGCTGCAACGACTGGGTGCCGATGTTGCCGATCTCGGCTTCGTGGAAACGTCCGCGAAGCAGGATGGCCGCAACATGACGATGGTCCTCGCTCCACACAAGGGTGCGAAGACTCGCGTCAAGGCGCAGGAAAGTGCAGCAGCACCGCCCGCACAGCGTGCGGTAGCTCCGACTCCGGCTGCAGAGCCGGCTCCGGCTACCGGGGATGCTGCACCGGCGGCAACAACGCCGCCGAGCAGCTAGAAGCTTGAACGATCAGTAAGACAATCGAAGGTCGGTGTACATCGGCTTTCGATTGTGCCGAGCAAGACCGAAGAGCAACACAGAACTGAGGACTCCATGCCCAAGCAGAAGACCCACAGTGGCGCCAAGAAGCGATTCAAGGTGTCCGGCAGCGGCAAGATCCTGCGCCAGAAGGCCGGCCGTCGCCACCTGCTGGAGCACAAGCCCACCAAGGTGACCCGTCGTCTCGACGGTGTCGCAGTCGTCAAGAAGGCCGACGTGCCGCGGATCAAGCGCCTGCTCGGCATCTGATCTGGACTTCGTAGCCGGCGACATTCGTCGGCGCCATCCCAAACCATTCGGGGTTTAGTACTTAGCCCCCAGATCGACAGGATTTACCAGTGGCACGCGTAAAAAGGGCGGTCAACGCCCAGAAGAAGCGCCGTTCGATACTCGAAGCGTCCAAGGGCTACCGCGGACAGCGCTCACGTCTGTACACCAAGGCCAAAGAGCAGCAGCTCCACTCGCTCACCTACGCATACCGCGACCGCAAGGCTCGCAAGGGTGACTTCCGCAAGCTGTGGATCACGCGTATCAACGCTGCAGCTCGGGCCAACGACATCACCTACAACCGCTTCGTCCAGGGCTTGAAGGCCGCTGGCGTCGAGGTCGACCGCAAGATCCTCGCCGAGCTCGCTGTCTCCGATGCTGCGGCATTCGCCGGCCTGGTGGCAATCGCCAAGGCTGCGCTGCCTGCTGACGTCAACGCTCCTGCCGGAGAAGCAGCCTGAGCAAGCTGACGCACGACGATCTCGATCCGAAACGGCCCGTGGACCCGCTCACCGAGCGAACCCCACGGGTCGTTTCGGCTGTCAAGCTGCTTCGGGCAGCCGAGCGTCGGAAGACCGGGCTGTTCCTCGCCGAGGGGACCAATTCGGTGTCCGAGGCGCTGGATGCAGGCGTCGTGCACGAGCTCTTCTTCCGCGAGGACTCGGCCGAACGCAACGGCGCAGTCCTCGACTTGGCCCGTACCTCGGGGGTCCGTTCTCACGCCATCACGGAGCGGGCAGCGAAGGGGCTGTCCGACACCGTCACCCCGCCAGGCATCATCGCTGTCTGTCGGACCATCGACGTTGCTCTCGAGACGGCTCTCGGCGGCACACCACAGCTCGTCGCGGTTCCCGTCGAGGTATCCGAACCAGGTAATGCCGGAACGGTCATCCGAGTCGCAGATGCCGTCGGAGCGGACGCGGTAGTCCTGCTCGGCGACGCCGTGGATCCGCACAACGGGAAATGTGTTCGTGCGTCGGCAGGAAGCATCTTCCATCTCCCGATAGCTCGGGAAAGATCGGTGGAGTCAGGAATCGACGCGCTACGGCGAGCAGGCGCGACGATCCTCGCAACGGCCGCCGACGGTGAAGTGGACCTCGACGACGCCGACGAACTGTTGAGTGGCCCGACCGCGTGGCTGTTCGGCAACGAAGCCCACGGCCTACAGCCTGGCGTTGCCGCGGCAGCCGATCACCGCGTCAGAATTCCGATTCACGGTCGCGCAGAGAGCCTGAACCTCGCCACCGCTGCTGCAATCTGTCTGTACTCGAGCGCGCGCGCTCAGCGCAGGTCCCGCCGAAATTGATTTTTCACGTCGCCTAGGATCGCGAGTGTCGTCAAGCGACACCCGAACCAACGGTGACACCCGAACCAACGGTGACACGAACGACCAAGGAGTTGCACTTCACGTGGCGAAGAAAGAGGCCGACAACGCCCAGCCGGTCGATCCGAGCGTACTCGAGCCCGCAGCGCTCGATGCTGCCGCCGACGGGGCCGAGAAGGCATTCGCCGAGGCGCACGACCTCGACGACCTGACGAAGGTCAAAATCGAGCACATCGGCAATCGAGCTCCGCTGGCACTGGCTCAACGGGCTCTCGGATCCATTCCTGGTGATCAGAAGGCCGACGCAGGCAAGCGTGTGAAGAGTGCGCGTGACCGCGTGCAGAAAGCGTTCGATGCTCGCCGGGAAGTGCTGCTGGCCGAGCGAGACGCGGCCATTCTCGTCGCTGAAACGATCGATGTGACATTGCCTTCGGATCGCCGCCCGGTCGGGGCACGGCACCCCATCACGATCATCGCCGATCAGGTTGCCGATGTATTCGTGGCCATGGGATGGGAAGTCGAGGAAGGTCCCGAGGTCGAGACCGAGCATTTCAACTTCGACGCCCTGAACTTCCTTCCCGACCACCCTGCACGCACCATGCAGGACACGTTCCACATCGCTCCAGAGGGGTCACGGCAAGTGCTGCGGACCCACACCTCTCCGGTACAAGTGCGGTCCATGCTGTCGCGTGAGGTTCCCATCTACGTTGTGTGCCCGGGTCGCACGTTCCGCACCGACGAACTCGATACGACGCACACACCGGTCTTCCACCAGGTCGAGGGTCTCGCGATCGACAAGGGGCTGACGATGGCGAATCTGCGAGGAACCCTCGATGCATTCGCTCGTGCCCTGTTCGGCGAGGAAACCCGCACGCGGATGCGACCGAACTACTTTCCGTTCACCGAGCCCTCGGCCGAGGTCGATGTGTGGTTCCCCAAGAAGAAGGGTGGACCGGGCTGGGTCGAGTGGGGCGGCTGCGGCATGGTCAACCCGAAGGTGCTGCAGGCCAGTGGAATCGATCC is part of the Rhodococcus sovatensis genome and encodes:
- a CDS encoding RNA methyltransferase, giving the protein MDPLTERTPRVVSAVKLLRAAERRKTGLFLAEGTNSVSEALDAGVVHELFFREDSAERNGAVLDLARTSGVRSHAITERAAKGLSDTVTPPGIIAVCRTIDVALETALGGTPQLVAVPVEVSEPGNAGTVIRVADAVGADAVVLLGDAVDPHNGKCVRASAGSIFHLPIARERSVESGIDALRRAGATILATAADGEVDLDDADELLSGPTAWLFGNEAHGLQPGVAAAADHRVRIPIHGRAESLNLATAAAICLYSSARAQRRSRRN
- the rplT gene encoding 50S ribosomal protein L20: MARVKRAVNAQKKRRSILEASKGYRGQRSRLYTKAKEQQLHSLTYAYRDRKARKGDFRKLWITRINAAARANDITYNRFVQGLKAAGVEVDRKILAELAVSDAAAFAGLVAIAKAALPADVNAPAGEAA
- the infC gene encoding translation initiation factor IF-3, whose product is MSKDSGRRAVPETGGRLDPTPHYLGGPISTETRINDRIRVPEVRLVGPGGEQVGIVRVEDALRLALEADLDLVEVAPDARPPVCKIMDYGKFKYEAAQKARESRKNQTLTVIKEQKLRPKIDAHDYETKKRNVIRFLEAGSKVKVTIMFRGREQSRPELGFRLLQRLGADVADLGFVETSAKQDGRNMTMVLAPHKGAKTRVKAQESAAAPPAQRAVAPTPAAEPAPATGDAAPAATTPPSS
- the pheS gene encoding phenylalanine--tRNA ligase subunit alpha, translating into MAKKEADNAQPVDPSVLEPAALDAAADGAEKAFAEAHDLDDLTKVKIEHIGNRAPLALAQRALGSIPGDQKADAGKRVKSARDRVQKAFDARREVLLAERDAAILVAETIDVTLPSDRRPVGARHPITIIADQVADVFVAMGWEVEEGPEVETEHFNFDALNFLPDHPARTMQDTFHIAPEGSRQVLRTHTSPVQVRSMLSREVPIYVVCPGRTFRTDELDTTHTPVFHQVEGLAIDKGLTMANLRGTLDAFARALFGEETRTRMRPNYFPFTEPSAEVDVWFPKKKGGPGWVEWGGCGMVNPKVLQASGIDPEVYSGFAFGMGLERTLQFRNDIPDMRDIVEGDIRFTLPFGVGA
- the rpmI gene encoding 50S ribosomal protein L35: MPKQKTHSGAKKRFKVSGSGKILRQKAGRRHLLEHKPTKVTRRLDGVAVVKKADVPRIKRLLGI
- a CDS encoding DUF1844 domain-containing protein, giving the protein MTSTPESGAEPDVRALADVPAVEVISRAAVMLMSSAAEKLGLSEADPSTSPHLDLDEARRVITALAGLVTASVEYLGPHAGPIRDGLQALQKAFRENSAYPDEPGKGPGEKYTGPVY